The Roseimicrobium gellanilyticum genome contains a region encoding:
- the urtA gene encoding urea ABC transporter substrate-binding protein, which yields MKRRFFNSMMAAALVGSVALPAQAADTVKVGVLHSLSGTMAISETSLRDVLLFTFDEINAAGGVMGKKIEPVVVDGASNWPLFAEKAKQLLEQDKCAVVFGCWTSVSRKSVLPVFEKNNGLLFYPVQYEGEEESQNVCYTAEAVNQQATPAVDYLLDQGIKKFYLLGSDYVYPQTTNLVLLEYLLSKGVPLENIGGGYRKDDSGKIISAGKYTPFGHTDYQQIVAEIKQFSAGGNAAVVSTLNGDTNVPFFKEYAAAGLTAEACPVVSFSISEDEFRGLPADKLVGQLGCWSYFQSIDSPANKKFVDGFQSWLKKSSITGIVKEGRVTCSPMVLSYDGVYLWKACVEKAGSFDVDKVREAWKSGLSFEGPNGKVTSQKNMHMTKNVYIGETKADGQFKILKEFKEVYGEPWLKGKFK from the coding sequence ATGAAACGCCGGTTCTTTAATTCGATGATGGCCGCAGCCCTTGTGGGCTCTGTGGCGCTCCCTGCGCAAGCCGCCGACACCGTGAAGGTGGGCGTGCTGCACTCCCTGAGTGGCACCATGGCCATCAGTGAGACGTCCCTCCGTGATGTGCTCCTGTTCACGTTCGATGAAATCAACGCCGCTGGCGGCGTGATGGGCAAGAAGATTGAGCCCGTGGTGGTGGATGGCGCCTCCAACTGGCCGCTCTTTGCTGAGAAGGCCAAGCAACTCCTCGAGCAGGACAAGTGTGCGGTCGTTTTCGGCTGCTGGACTTCCGTGAGCCGCAAGTCGGTGCTGCCGGTCTTTGAAAAGAACAACGGTCTCCTCTTCTACCCCGTGCAGTACGAAGGTGAGGAAGAATCGCAGAACGTCTGCTACACCGCTGAAGCAGTGAACCAGCAGGCCACTCCCGCCGTGGATTATCTCCTCGATCAGGGCATCAAGAAGTTCTACCTCCTGGGCTCCGACTATGTCTATCCCCAGACCACGAACCTCGTGCTTCTGGAGTATCTCCTGAGCAAGGGCGTGCCGCTCGAAAACATCGGTGGCGGCTATCGCAAGGATGACTCCGGCAAGATCATCTCCGCCGGTAAGTACACCCCCTTCGGTCACACCGACTACCAGCAGATCGTTGCTGAAATCAAGCAGTTCTCCGCCGGTGGAAACGCCGCGGTAGTGAGCACGCTGAACGGCGACACCAACGTGCCCTTCTTCAAGGAATACGCCGCCGCCGGCCTCACCGCTGAGGCCTGCCCGGTCGTGTCCTTCTCCATCTCGGAAGATGAGTTCCGTGGTCTCCCCGCTGACAAGCTCGTAGGCCAGCTCGGCTGCTGGAGCTACTTCCAGTCCATCGACAGCCCTGCGAACAAGAAGTTTGTGGATGGTTTCCAATCCTGGCTGAAGAAGTCCAGCATCACTGGCATCGTGAAGGAAGGTCGCGTGACCTGCTCCCCGATGGTGCTCTCCTATGACGGCGTGTACCTCTGGAAAGCCTGCGTGGAAAAGGCCGGCAGCTTCGATGTGGACAAGGTGCGCGAAGCCTGGAAGAGCGGTCTCAGCTTCGAAGGCCCGAATGGCAAGGTCACTTCCCAGAAGAACATGCACATGACCAAGAACGTGTACATCGGCGAAACCAAGGCTGATGGCCAGTTCAAGATCCTCAAGGAATTCAAAGAGGTCTACGGCGAGCCCTGGCTGAAGGGCAAGTTCAAATGA
- the urtB gene encoding urea ABC transporter permease subunit UrtB yields the protein MKALSRLLSLTLISGLLCSVSLLAETPRETIAKAALNEDSAKKREIITTLVGQGDEVIKTLMDDWKADKLFIHTTAAGEKVVVRLQDDKDDAGTQSAVRVDDGATLKDASGSPLRLVAKEQKAVEHDRGLRNAMKAVLDLLDLSSPDAKKRIQAVETLGAAQNAEKLPALEARAKVEQDPEVLRELKEAAALINLKNSSDDVKVAALKDLKELHAFSSYDLIKATLKEAETASKAPVVSAAKDALAAIDSHRTFVDFFGTIFRGISTGSILLIAALGLAITFGLMGVINMAHGEMIAVGAYTTYIVQNIFGAGVTIPLFGLSLAIPGMHATGAWYNSYFLFAIPASFFTAALVGIALERGIIQFLYRRPLESLLATWGVSLLLQQVFRLTFGANNVQVGSPSWLSGNWTISDIIFNWNRVFVIGFAIFIVFGTYLVLTKTSLGLLMRAVMQNRNMAACMGIRTSRVNMLTFGFGSGLAGLAGAFLSQITNTGPSLGQSYIVECFMTVVVGGVGNIAGTVTSAVGIGMADQSIQQILLNPVMGKILVLVGIILFLQWRPAGIFVTRSRSLD from the coding sequence GTGAAAGCTCTCTCCCGCCTGCTCTCACTCACACTTATCTCGGGCCTGTTGTGCTCTGTCTCCCTCCTTGCGGAGACACCCCGGGAAACCATTGCCAAAGCGGCACTCAACGAAGATTCTGCCAAGAAGCGGGAGATCATCACCACCTTGGTGGGACAGGGGGATGAAGTGATCAAGACCCTCATGGACGACTGGAAGGCGGACAAACTTTTCATTCATACGACAGCTGCTGGAGAGAAGGTCGTGGTGCGTCTCCAGGATGACAAAGACGACGCGGGCACCCAGAGCGCGGTGCGCGTGGATGACGGCGCGACTCTCAAGGATGCCTCCGGAAGTCCGCTTCGCCTTGTGGCAAAAGAACAGAAGGCCGTGGAGCACGATCGTGGTCTGCGCAACGCCATGAAGGCCGTACTCGATTTGCTGGATCTCTCGTCACCAGATGCAAAGAAGCGTATCCAGGCAGTGGAGACTCTCGGTGCCGCGCAGAACGCGGAGAAACTACCCGCGCTCGAGGCCCGTGCGAAGGTGGAACAGGACCCTGAGGTGCTGCGAGAGCTGAAGGAGGCTGCGGCACTCATCAACCTCAAGAATTCCTCGGACGATGTGAAGGTGGCCGCACTCAAGGACCTGAAGGAACTGCATGCCTTCTCCAGCTACGACCTCATCAAAGCAACGCTGAAGGAAGCTGAGACAGCTTCCAAGGCCCCTGTGGTGAGCGCGGCGAAGGATGCGCTAGCCGCCATTGATTCCCATCGGACCTTCGTGGATTTTTTTGGCACGATCTTCCGTGGCATCAGCACGGGCAGTATTCTGCTCATCGCTGCGCTTGGGCTCGCCATCACCTTCGGTCTTATGGGCGTGATCAATATGGCACACGGCGAGATGATTGCCGTGGGCGCCTACACGACCTACATCGTTCAGAATATCTTCGGCGCGGGCGTGACCATTCCACTCTTCGGCCTGTCGCTCGCCATTCCCGGCATGCATGCCACTGGCGCCTGGTACAACAGCTACTTCCTCTTCGCGATTCCTGCCAGCTTCTTCACCGCAGCCCTGGTGGGCATTGCGCTGGAGCGCGGTATCATCCAGTTCCTCTACCGACGTCCGCTGGAGAGCCTGCTGGCCACCTGGGGGGTGTCCCTGCTGTTGCAGCAAGTCTTCCGCCTGACCTTTGGTGCGAACAACGTGCAGGTGGGCAGCCCGAGCTGGCTGAGTGGGAACTGGACGATCAGTGACATCATTTTCAACTGGAACCGTGTCTTCGTCATCGGCTTCGCGATCTTCATCGTGTTTGGCACCTATCTGGTGCTCACCAAGACTTCGCTGGGTCTCCTGATGCGAGCGGTCATGCAGAACCGCAATATGGCCGCGTGCATGGGCATCCGCACCAGCCGGGTGAACATGCTGACCTTTGGCTTCGGGAGCGGTCTGGCTGGACTGGCAGGTGCCTTCCTCAGCCAGATCACCAACACGGGTCCCTCGCTGGGACAGAGCTACATCGTGGAGTGTTTCATGACGGTGGTCGTCGGCGGAGTGGGGAATATCGCTGGCACGGTCACGAGTGCGGTGGGCATCGGCATGGCGGACCAGTCCATCCAGCAGATTTTGCTGAATCCGGTGATGGGCAAGATTCTCGTGCTCGTGGGCATCATCCTCTTCCTGCAGTGGAGACCGGCCGGCATCTTCGTCACCCGCAGCCGCTCACTCGACTAG
- the urtC gene encoding urea ABC transporter permease subunit UrtC yields MSMSLVGNNFFNKRRTIEFAAVGIIGVLMVVVLPLLNSLNLMSNFWLGVIGKYLCYAILAISVDMLWGYMGLLSLGQALFFSLGGYMLGMYLMRMIGGETMPTFLNMQGYTDWPWFFGPFTSFPFAMLMVLIVPGIVALVFGFLAFRSRIKGVYFSILTQALTYAAALQFFRNDMLMGGNNGFTDFKFILGHDIRSADTQRILYIITGVVLIGIYGMCRWLNGTKFGLVQRAIRDSENRVLFSGYAAAHYKLFIFVLSAVVAAIGGALYVAQVQIINPAEMQVDKSLDAVVWVAVGGRGTLLGPIIGAISVNALKSWATNVFPDAWLIILGGLFVLVVLFMPKGIVGLPAQLMGVWKRYQAKRPAADETPVSLPETSTTESSASSPAK; encoded by the coding sequence ATGAGCATGTCTCTCGTAGGTAATAATTTTTTCAACAAACGTCGCACCATTGAGTTTGCCGCTGTGGGCATCATCGGGGTGTTGATGGTTGTCGTCCTGCCATTGCTGAATTCTCTGAACCTGATGTCCAACTTCTGGCTGGGCGTCATTGGCAAGTACCTTTGCTATGCCATTCTTGCCATCTCCGTGGATATGCTGTGGGGCTACATGGGACTGCTGAGCCTGGGGCAGGCGCTCTTTTTTAGCCTCGGAGGGTACATGCTGGGCATGTATCTGATGCGAATGATCGGCGGTGAGACGATGCCCACCTTCCTGAACATGCAGGGCTACACGGATTGGCCGTGGTTCTTCGGCCCGTTTACAAGCTTTCCATTCGCAATGCTGATGGTGCTCATCGTTCCCGGAATCGTGGCGCTGGTGTTTGGCTTCCTTGCTTTCCGTTCCCGCATCAAAGGGGTGTACTTCTCCATTCTCACCCAGGCACTCACCTATGCCGCGGCGCTGCAGTTCTTCCGCAATGACATGCTCATGGGTGGAAACAATGGCTTCACGGACTTCAAGTTCATCCTGGGACATGACATCCGCAGTGCGGACACGCAGCGCATTCTCTACATCATCACCGGAGTGGTGCTAATTGGCATCTATGGCATGTGCCGCTGGTTGAATGGCACGAAATTCGGTCTCGTGCAGCGTGCCATTCGTGACAGTGAAAATCGTGTCCTCTTCTCCGGCTACGCTGCGGCTCACTACAAGCTTTTCATCTTTGTGCTAAGCGCGGTTGTCGCCGCCATCGGTGGTGCGCTCTATGTCGCACAGGTGCAGATCATCAATCCCGCGGAGATGCAGGTGGACAAGTCGCTCGATGCCGTGGTCTGGGTGGCGGTCGGTGGACGCGGGACGTTGCTCGGGCCCATCATCGGTGCGATCAGTGTGAACGCACTCAAGAGCTGGGCCACGAATGTATTCCCAGATGCGTGGTTGATCATCCTGGGTGGCCTGTTTGTCCTGGTGGTGTTGTTCATGCCGAAGGGCATTGTGGGCTTGCCGGCCCAGTTGATGGGAGTCTGGAAAAGGTATCAGGCAAAGCGGCCTGCGGCGGATGAGACGCCCGTGTCCCTCCCTGAAACTTCTACCACCGAATCTTCCGCTTCCTCTCCCGCCAAATGA
- the urtD gene encoding urea ABC transporter ATP-binding protein UrtD, producing the protein MSATLQLAEPKPFLLAAEGLNKSFQGFRAIKDLSFYLDKGELRTVIGPNGAGKTTFLDLITGRTKPDTGTMQFENRDILPMNEYEIYRLGIGRKFQTPTVYTDHTVYENLVLSLEGSRGVWRSLFSKVKPSEKDRIFEILNIIKLKDSAQRKAGELAHGQKQWLEIGMLLAQNAKLLLVDEPAAGMTDEETHRTGELLLSLAGEHTIVVIEHDMTFVRQIAKDRRVTVLHQGTVLCEGAVDFVQNDERVIEVYLGRKSKQ; encoded by the coding sequence ATGAGCGCCACGCTGCAACTTGCTGAACCGAAACCGTTCCTCCTCGCTGCTGAAGGACTGAACAAGTCCTTCCAGGGATTCCGGGCGATCAAGGATTTATCGTTCTACCTCGACAAGGGTGAGCTTCGTACGGTCATTGGCCCGAATGGCGCCGGAAAGACCACATTCCTGGACCTCATCACCGGCCGCACCAAGCCAGACACGGGTACGATGCAGTTCGAGAATCGGGACATTCTCCCGATGAACGAGTATGAGATCTACCGTCTCGGCATTGGTCGCAAGTTTCAGACGCCCACGGTGTACACGGACCATACGGTCTATGAGAATCTCGTGCTGAGTCTCGAAGGTTCCAGGGGCGTGTGGCGCAGCCTCTTCAGCAAGGTAAAGCCCTCTGAGAAGGACCGCATCTTTGAGATTCTGAACATCATCAAGCTCAAGGACAGCGCACAACGTAAAGCGGGTGAGCTGGCCCACGGGCAGAAGCAGTGGTTGGAGATTGGCATGCTGCTGGCCCAGAACGCAAAGCTGCTTCTCGTGGATGAACCTGCCGCGGGTATGACGGATGAGGAAACGCACCGCACTGGTGAGCTGCTGCTGTCACTGGCGGGTGAGCACACCATTGTGGTCATTGAGCATGATATGACCTTTGTGCGCCAGATTGCCAAGGATCGCCGCGTGACGGTGCTGCATCAAGGCACAGTGCTCTGCGAGGGCGCCGTCGACTTTGTGCAGAACGACGAGCGCGTCATCGAAGTTTATCTCGGCCGCAAATCAAAACAATAG
- the urtE gene encoding urea ABC transporter ATP-binding subunit UrtE, with protein sequence MNVLEVKGLEASIGGSRILRGVEFVVPPKSVFCLMGRNGVGKTSTLKSLVGLLGTNGGSMVLDGKPLNGLSPEDRARMGIGYVPQGREIFPHLTVQENLVIGTVARGMKLNGQLDRIYTLFPIIKEFLPRKGGMLSGGQQQQLAIARALLTKPKLLILDEPTEGIQPNIIDQIGDAIKMLREEGEMSILLVEQYLDFCKELGDNFAILERGSVAAAGAMKELSDQMIKEFLTV encoded by the coding sequence ATGAACGTACTGGAAGTCAAAGGCCTTGAGGCATCGATTGGCGGAAGCCGTATCTTGCGCGGGGTGGAGTTTGTGGTGCCGCCGAAGTCCGTCTTCTGCTTGATGGGACGCAACGGGGTAGGGAAGACATCCACGTTGAAGTCGCTGGTGGGTCTGCTGGGAACCAACGGAGGCAGCATGGTGCTCGATGGAAAGCCGCTCAACGGGTTGTCACCCGAGGATCGTGCACGCATGGGCATCGGCTATGTGCCGCAGGGACGTGAAATCTTCCCGCACCTCACCGTGCAGGAGAATCTGGTCATCGGCACCGTGGCGCGTGGCATGAAGCTGAATGGCCAGCTCGACCGCATCTACACGCTCTTTCCCATCATCAAGGAGTTCCTGCCGCGCAAAGGCGGGATGCTGAGCGGTGGCCAGCAACAGCAGCTCGCGATTGCGCGCGCCCTGCTCACCAAGCCCAAGCTGCTCATCCTTGATGAACCGACCGAGGGCATCCAACCGAACATCATCGACCAGATCGGTGATGCCATCAAGATGCTGCGTGAAGAGGGCGAGATGAGCATCCTGCTGGTGGAGCAGTACCTCGACTTCTGCAAAGAACTTGGGGATAACTTTGCCATCCTGGAACGTGGCTCCGTGGCCGCCGCTGGAGCGATGAAGGAGCTATCCGACCAGATGATTAAAGAATTCCTCACCGTGTGA
- a CDS encoding HupE/UreJ family protein, whose protein sequence is MTLRRLFPKTLPLAPLLLATSAYAHPGHPHPFEEVDEFESPAADFAQAVLHPFSGLDHLLAAVMVGCLAYMMGRKLGAVAAAMFMGSLALGWGIAKLGMALPMMEQGLALSVVAAGLMLVMYVKASNTVGFGVIAALGFWHGSAHGVEMASVAPAAGLVAGTGLAVMLGSMAAMLATKLSPSAIKYAGAAAAVAGVVMVVQRVA, encoded by the coding sequence ATGACCCTGAGAAGACTGTTCCCGAAAACACTGCCCCTGGCCCCACTCCTCCTGGCCACGAGTGCCTACGCGCATCCCGGCCATCCGCATCCCTTTGAAGAGGTGGATGAGTTCGAGTCACCTGCCGCAGACTTTGCGCAGGCGGTCCTGCATCCCTTCTCTGGTCTGGACCACCTCCTCGCGGCGGTGATGGTGGGTTGCCTGGCGTACATGATGGGCCGCAAGCTGGGTGCTGTGGCAGCCGCGATGTTCATGGGCAGCCTCGCCTTGGGCTGGGGGATTGCAAAACTCGGTATGGCTCTCCCGATGATGGAACAGGGACTGGCGCTTTCGGTCGTGGCTGCCGGCTTGATGCTGGTGATGTATGTGAAGGCTTCGAATACGGTCGGCTTTGGAGTGATTGCCGCACTTGGATTCTGGCATGGCAGTGCGCATGGTGTGGAAATGGCTTCAGTCGCTCCCGCGGCGGGGCTTGTTGCTGGTACGGGTCTGGCTGTGATGCTTGGCTCGATGGCGGCGATGCTGGCCACGAAGCTGAGTCCTTCCGCCATCAAGTATGCAGGTGCTGCGGCTGCGGTCGCTGGCGTGGTGATGGTGGTCCAGCGTGTGGCCTGA
- a CDS encoding urease subunit gamma, with protein sequence MHLSPREQEKLLVVVAADLARKRRDRGLKLNYPETVALITAEIFEGARDGKSVSELMSYGTTLVKRSEVMEGVAEMIHDIQVEATFPDGTKLVTVHNPVR encoded by the coding sequence ATGCATCTTTCACCTCGCGAACAGGAAAAGCTTCTTGTGGTTGTAGCGGCGGACCTCGCGCGCAAGCGTCGCGATCGAGGGCTGAAGCTGAACTATCCTGAAACGGTTGCTCTGATCACCGCCGAGATCTTCGAAGGCGCGCGTGATGGCAAGAGCGTCTCCGAGCTCATGAGCTACGGCACCACGCTGGTAAAGCGCAGTGAGGTCATGGAAGGCGTGGCCGAAATGATTCACGACATCCAGGTGGAAGCGACCTTCCCCGATGGCACCAAGCTCGTCACGGTGCACAACCCTGTACGCTAA
- a CDS encoding urease subunit beta produces the protein MIPGEIIHPPGSGELSANVGLATTTVLVSNTGDRPIQVGSHFHFYEVNTSLEFDRAAALGFRLNIPAGTAVRFEPGDTREVVLVAFAGKREMYGLNNLVNGPLPS, from the coding sequence ATGATCCCGGGCGAAATCATCCATCCTCCAGGAAGCGGGGAGCTGTCGGCGAATGTCGGCCTGGCCACGACGACGGTGCTTGTCTCCAACACTGGCGACCGACCCATCCAGGTGGGCAGCCACTTCCACTTCTATGAAGTGAATACATCCCTGGAGTTTGACCGCGCCGCGGCCCTTGGCTTTCGCTTGAACATTCCCGCGGGAACTGCCGTGCGCTTTGAGCCCGGAGATACCCGCGAAGTGGTGCTCGTGGCCTTCGCCGGGAAGCGCGAGATGTACGGACTCAACAACCTTGTGAACGGACCACTGCCATCATGA
- the ureC gene encoding urease subunit alpha, whose protein sequence is MKMTRKQHARMFGATVGDQVRLADTELFVEVERDLIAEKGGYGNEVKFGGGKVIRDGMAQSPLALDADSLDLVITNALIIDAVQGIIKADIGIKYGRIVGIGHAGNPLLQDGIDMIIGAGTEVIAGEGCIITAGGIDTHIHFICPQQIDHALASGITTMIGGGTGPAHGTYATTCTPGIWNIHRMLEAAEEYPMNLGFLGKGNCSTLPPLREQVVAGAIGLKLHEDWGTTPAAIDTCLSAADELDVQVAIHTDTLNEAGFVESTLAAFKGRTIHTYHSEGAGGGHAPDIIRVCGEANVLPSSTNPTRPFTVNTIDEHLDMLMVCHHLDSRIPEDVAFAESRIRPETIAAEDLLHDLGAISMMSSDSQAMGRIGEVITRTWQTAHKMKVQFGKLEDASHPKADNFRALRYVAKYTINPALTHGIAHEVGSIEVGKLADLVVWKPAFFGVKPETVLKGGMIAMANMGDPNASIPTPQPTYYRPQFAAHGRAKLKTSLTFVSAISLEQGVVKNLGLGKTLSAVKNCRKVSKKDLLWNNALPKIEVDPETYTVKADGRELRCEPAEVLPMAQRYFLF, encoded by the coding sequence ATGAAGATGACCCGCAAACAACACGCCCGCATGTTTGGGGCGACCGTAGGGGACCAGGTGCGTCTCGCAGATACGGAACTCTTCGTGGAGGTCGAGCGTGACCTCATCGCGGAGAAGGGCGGCTATGGCAACGAAGTGAAGTTCGGCGGTGGCAAGGTGATTCGCGATGGCATGGCCCAGTCGCCTCTGGCTCTGGATGCCGACTCGCTGGACCTCGTCATCACCAATGCGCTCATCATTGATGCGGTGCAGGGCATCATCAAAGCGGACATCGGCATCAAGTACGGCCGCATCGTCGGCATCGGCCATGCGGGCAATCCGCTGCTGCAGGACGGCATCGACATGATCATTGGCGCGGGCACGGAAGTGATCGCGGGTGAAGGATGCATCATCACTGCGGGTGGCATCGATACGCACATCCACTTTATCTGCCCCCAGCAGATCGATCACGCACTGGCGAGTGGGATTACCACGATGATTGGCGGTGGTACCGGCCCGGCGCATGGCACGTATGCCACGACATGTACACCGGGCATCTGGAACATCCACCGCATGCTGGAAGCGGCGGAGGAGTACCCGATGAACCTCGGTTTCCTTGGAAAGGGAAACTGCTCCACGCTGCCACCGCTTCGTGAGCAGGTGGTGGCCGGTGCCATCGGCCTGAAGCTGCATGAAGACTGGGGCACGACACCGGCGGCGATTGATACCTGCCTGAGCGCGGCGGATGAACTGGACGTGCAAGTGGCGATTCACACGGATACGCTGAATGAAGCGGGCTTCGTGGAGAGCACGCTGGCGGCCTTCAAGGGACGCACGATTCATACCTATCACTCCGAAGGAGCTGGCGGGGGGCACGCTCCGGACATCATTCGTGTGTGCGGCGAGGCGAATGTATTGCCTTCCTCCACGAATCCCACGCGTCCCTTCACGGTGAACACCATTGATGAGCATCTGGATATGCTCATGGTGTGCCATCACCTGGACTCCCGTATTCCCGAGGACGTGGCCTTTGCCGAGTCGCGTATCCGTCCTGAGACGATTGCGGCGGAAGACCTGCTGCATGACCTTGGCGCCATCTCCATGATGTCGAGCGACAGCCAGGCCATGGGGCGCATCGGTGAGGTAATCACGCGCACCTGGCAGACCGCGCACAAGATGAAGGTGCAGTTTGGCAAGCTGGAAGATGCCAGCCATCCCAAGGCGGACAACTTCCGCGCCCTGCGCTATGTCGCGAAGTACACCATCAATCCCGCCCTCACGCACGGCATCGCCCATGAGGTGGGCTCCATCGAAGTGGGCAAGCTGGCTGACCTCGTCGTGTGGAAGCCGGCATTCTTCGGCGTGAAGCCGGAAACTGTGCTCAAGGGTGGCATGATTGCCATGGCCAACATGGGCGACCCGAATGCGAGCATTCCCACGCCGCAGCCCACGTACTACCGTCCGCAGTTTGCCGCGCATGGACGTGCCAAGCTCAAGACCTCGCTCACCTTTGTGAGCGCCATCTCGCTGGAACAGGGCGTGGTGAAGAACCTCGGCCTCGGCAAGACGCTCAGCGCGGTGAAGAACTGCCGCAAGGTCAGTAAGAAGGACCTGCTGTGGAACAATGCCCTGCCGAAGATCGAGGTCGATCCCGAAACGTATACCGTGAAAGCGGATGGCCGCGAGCTGCGTTGTGAGCCTGCTGAAGTGCTGCCCATGGCCCAGCGATACTTCCTCTTCTAG
- a CDS encoding urease accessory protein UreE, producing MAAPTSARPEASQIVLNAERSMFLKRRWRGVADDGQEFGFDLQERLKDGCVIFQTETVDYIIRQIPELVYQVKMTSPEFAALVGWKVGNLHFPVQITAEWVRITHDLAIKQLLEREGWPFEEATVVFNPLRVMPHAS from the coding sequence ATGGCCGCTCCCACCTCCGCGCGGCCAGAGGCTTCTCAGATCGTCTTGAATGCGGAGAGGTCGATGTTCCTGAAGCGCCGCTGGCGCGGCGTGGCGGATGATGGCCAGGAGTTTGGCTTCGACCTGCAAGAGCGGCTGAAGGATGGCTGTGTCATCTTCCAGACGGAGACGGTGGATTACATCATCCGGCAGATTCCGGAACTGGTGTATCAGGTTAAGATGACATCGCCCGAGTTTGCCGCGCTGGTGGGGTGGAAGGTGGGGAACCTGCACTTCCCAGTGCAGATCACTGCGGAGTGGGTGCGCATCACTCATGACCTGGCCATCAAGCAGCTTTTGGAGAGGGAAGGCTGGCCATTCGAAGAAGCGACTGTTGTGTTCAACCCCTTGCGCGTGATGCCCCATGCTTCCTGA